In one window of Pseudomonas benzenivorans DNA:
- the tatC gene encoding twin-arginine translocase subunit TatC, with amino-acid sequence MNRLPDSDQEMPLVSHLTELRKRVLRSVVAVLLLFAGLFYFSQDIYALVAAPLRAYLPAGATMIATGVASPFLTPFKLTLMAALFLSMPIILQQIWSFIAPGLYQHEKRIAVPLLVSSILLFYGGMAFAYFVVFPIMFGFFASVTPEGVAMMTDIGQYLDFVLTLFFAFGVAFEIPVATFLLIWVGLVDVATLRKSRPYVIVGCFAVGMVLTPPDVFSQTLLAVPMWLLFEAGVFCGSLVKRRAEHEEDAVADRAEAEARAEDPSLAPQP; translated from the coding sequence ATGAACCGACTCCCGGACAGCGACCAGGAAATGCCCCTGGTCTCGCACCTGACCGAGCTGCGCAAGCGCGTGCTGCGCAGCGTCGTGGCCGTGCTGCTGCTGTTCGCCGGCCTGTTCTACTTCTCCCAGGACATCTACGCGTTAGTCGCCGCGCCGCTGCGCGCCTACCTGCCCGCAGGCGCGACCATGATTGCCACCGGGGTCGCCTCGCCCTTCCTGACCCCGTTCAAGCTGACCCTGATGGCCGCCCTGTTCCTGTCGATGCCGATCATCCTGCAGCAGATCTGGAGCTTCATCGCACCGGGCCTGTACCAGCACGAGAAGCGCATCGCCGTGCCGCTGCTGGTTTCCAGCATCCTGCTGTTCTACGGCGGCATGGCCTTCGCCTATTTCGTGGTGTTCCCGATCATGTTCGGCTTCTTCGCCAGCGTCACCCCCGAAGGCGTGGCGATGATGACCGACATCGGCCAGTACCTGGACTTCGTCCTGACCCTGTTCTTCGCCTTCGGCGTGGCCTTCGAGATCCCGGTGGCGACCTTCCTGCTGATCTGGGTCGGCCTGGTCGACGTCGCCACCCTGCGCAAGAGCCGTCCCTACGTCATCGTCGGCTGCTTCGCCGTGGGTATGGTACTGACCCCGCCGGACGTGTTCTCCCAGACCCTGCTGGCCGTGCCGATGTGGCTGCTGTTCGAGGCCGGGGTGTTCTGCGGCAGCCTGGTCAAGCGCCGCGCCGAGCACGAGGAGGACGCCGTCGCGGACCGCGCCGAGGCCGAGGCGAGAGCCGAAGACCCGTCCCTCGCACCGCAGCCGTGA
- the tatB gene encoding Sec-independent protein translocase protein TatB, with protein sequence MFDIGFAELLLVGLVALLVLGPERLPGAVRTAGLWIGQLKRSFSAIQAEVEREIGADEIRRQLHSEQILELEREMKAMKQDILAPMPTSDTGNSAETTPTAAEPTSQDKTERP encoded by the coding sequence ATGTTCGATATAGGTTTTGCCGAGCTGCTGCTGGTCGGCCTGGTCGCCCTGCTGGTGCTCGGCCCCGAGCGCCTGCCCGGGGCCGTGCGCACGGCCGGTCTGTGGATCGGCCAGCTCAAACGCAGCTTCAGCGCGATCCAGGCCGAGGTGGAACGCGAGATCGGCGCCGACGAAATCCGCCGTCAGCTGCATAGCGAGCAAATCCTCGAACTCGAGCGCGAGATGAAGGCCATGAAGCAGGACATCCTCGCGCCCATGCCGACCTCGGACACCGGCAACAGCGCCGAAACCACGCCCACTGCTGCGGAACCAACTAGTCAGGACAAGACCGAACGCCCATGA
- the tatA gene encoding twin-arginine translocase TatA/TatE family subunit has protein sequence MGIGGISIWQLLIILLIVVMLFGTKRLKGLGSDLGDAIKGFKKSMGNDDDKPAVDEHKGHTIDAQARKVEEPSNKY, from the coding sequence ATGGGCATAGGCGGCATCAGTATCTGGCAACTCCTGATCATCCTGTTGATCGTGGTCATGCTGTTCGGCACCAAGCGCCTCAAGGGCCTGGGCTCCGACCTCGGCGATGCGATCAAGGGCTTCAAGAAATCCATGGGCAACGATGATGACAAGCCGGCGGTGGATGAGCACAAGGGCCACACCATTGATGCCCAGGCGCGCAAGGTCGAAGAGCCGAGCAATAAGTATTAA
- a CDS encoding GNAT family N-acetyltransferase, protein MPAPNPPYTYRPMTAADVPAAHALSVKLKWPHRLEDWAMLQRVAEGFVVEDAGQLIGTAFACPQGVYATIGLVIVSDDYQGKGIGRRLMEQALQACGAATAVLNATLAGVPLYASQGFVEFGRINQHQGQVQPLPHPALAADERMRNAAAGDWPRLLELAKAGSGLDRTRVFDDLHDAIERTLILERDGQSCAFAMLRAFGRGHVIGPIVAQTAEQARSLIAELLAELPGAFVRLDIQADSGLGEWLSAVGLQQVDSVAQMARGTPPQTVGGVQQFALVTQAIG, encoded by the coding sequence ATGCCCGCCCCGAACCCGCCCTATACCTATCGCCCCATGACAGCCGCCGACGTGCCGGCCGCCCATGCCTTGTCGGTGAAGCTGAAGTGGCCGCATCGCCTGGAGGACTGGGCCATGCTGCAACGCGTCGCCGAAGGTTTCGTGGTGGAAGATGCCGGCCAGCTGATCGGCACCGCCTTCGCCTGCCCGCAAGGCGTCTACGCCACCATCGGCCTGGTCATCGTCAGCGACGACTATCAGGGCAAAGGCATCGGCCGCCGGCTGATGGAGCAGGCCCTGCAGGCCTGCGGCGCGGCGACCGCGGTGCTCAACGCCACCCTCGCCGGCGTGCCGCTGTATGCCAGCCAGGGCTTTGTCGAATTCGGCCGGATCAACCAGCACCAGGGGCAGGTACAGCCTCTGCCCCACCCCGCCCTGGCGGCTGACGAACGCATGCGAAACGCCGCAGCCGGCGACTGGCCCCGGCTTCTGGAGCTGGCCAAGGCCGGCAGCGGCCTGGACAGAACCCGCGTATTCGACGACCTGCACGATGCGATCGAACGGACGCTGATCCTCGAGCGTGACGGCCAGTCGTGCGCCTTCGCCATGCTACGCGCCTTCGGCCGCGGCCACGTTATCGGCCCGATTGTCGCGCAGACCGCCGAGCAGGCCAGAAGCCTGATCGCCGAGTTGCTGGCCGAGCTTCCGGGGGCCTTCGTGCGCCTGGATATCCAGGCCGACAGCGGGCTCGGCGAGTGGCTCAGCGCCGTGGGCCTGCAACAGGTCGACAGCGTCGCGCAGATGGCCCGCGGCACGCCGCCCCAGACCGTCGGCGGCGTCCAGCAGTTCGCTCTGGTGACCCAGGCCATTGGCTGA
- a CDS encoding OprD family porin translates to MNALKPSCLALAITAISPLAVAGQQEANGFIEDSSLTLLNRNFYMNRDFHDGGSNSQGSNGAKPASERNGYREEWAHGAILNFTSGFTQGTVGLGADAFAYGGIKLDSGRGRVGNGLLPISNNGTADAEVPDAYGEIGGAVKMRVSSTVLKYGEQRPTAPVFAMGDNRLLPEVATGFQLSSNEFARLPFEAGHFTAYNGRNSTNSDDGLFTSYAGIEADSVSFLGGTYKISDNLSLMAYASRAEEIWRQYFGSVAYVLPLADKQALDFRLVAYKTSDEGQARAGELDSTSWSAKAGYAFGPHKLTVAYQKIGDETFDFIGVDSIWLANSVQYAEFNRPNERSVQVRYDLNMADFGVPGLTLMTRYIKGDQIDFTKADPNGAYFRAGVDDEKRWERDVEAKYVVQSGSAKDLSFRLRQATYRSSSFDKGTDEVRLIVEYPLSIL, encoded by the coding sequence ATGAACGCCCTTAAACCGAGCTGTCTTGCCCTGGCGATAACCGCCATTTCCCCACTGGCCGTAGCTGGCCAACAAGAAGCCAATGGCTTTATCGAAGACAGCAGCCTCACCCTGCTCAACCGCAACTTCTACATGAACCGCGACTTCCATGATGGCGGCAGCAACAGCCAGGGCAGCAACGGTGCGAAGCCAGCCAGCGAACGCAACGGCTATCGCGAGGAATGGGCGCATGGCGCCATCCTCAACTTCACCTCCGGCTTCACCCAGGGCACGGTCGGCCTCGGCGCCGATGCCTTCGCCTACGGCGGGATCAAGCTGGACAGCGGCCGCGGCCGCGTCGGCAACGGCCTGCTGCCGATCAGCAACAACGGGACTGCCGACGCCGAAGTGCCGGACGCCTACGGCGAGATCGGCGGCGCGGTGAAGATGCGCGTCTCCTCCACCGTACTGAAATACGGCGAACAGCGCCCGACCGCCCCGGTGTTCGCCATGGGCGACAACCGCCTGCTGCCGGAGGTGGCCACCGGTTTCCAGCTGTCGAGCAATGAGTTCGCTAGGTTGCCCTTCGAGGCGGGCCACTTCACCGCCTACAACGGCCGGAACTCGACCAACTCCGACGACGGGCTGTTCACCAGCTACGCGGGTATCGAAGCAGACAGCGTCAGTTTCCTGGGCGGCACCTACAAGATCAGCGACAACCTCAGCCTGATGGCCTACGCCAGCAGGGCCGAAGAGATCTGGCGCCAGTACTTCGGCAGCGTCGCCTACGTCCTCCCGCTGGCCGACAAGCAGGCGCTGGACTTCCGTCTGGTCGCCTACAAGACCAGCGACGAAGGCCAGGCCCGCGCCGGCGAGCTGGACTCCACCAGTTGGTCGGCCAAGGCCGGCTACGCCTTCGGCCCGCACAAGCTGACTGTCGCATATCAGAAGATCGGCGACGAAACCTTCGACTTCATCGGCGTCGACTCGATCTGGCTGGCCAACTCGGTGCAGTACGCCGAATTCAACCGCCCTAATGAGCGGTCTGTCCAGGTCCGCTACGACCTCAATATGGCCGACTTCGGTGTGCCGGGCCTGACCCTGATGACCCGCTACATCAAAGGCGACCAGATCGACTTCACCAAGGCCGACCCGAACGGTGCCTACTTCCGCGCCGGGGTCGACGACGAGAAGCGCTGGGAGCGCGATGTGGAAGCCAAATACGTGGTTCAGTCGGGCTCGGCCAAGGACCTGTCCTTCCGCCTGCGCCAGGCCACCTACCGTTCCAGCTCGTTCGACAAAGGCACCGATGAGGTCCGCCTAATCGTCGAGTACCCGCTGAGCATCCTGTAA
- a CDS encoding cupin domain-containing protein, translating to MSHPIASLLALADGTPAAAFTPAALGASDPFGNVRQVAYRGDDGISAGIVQASAELVVEDYPYTEMLVVHAGKVSLQDEQQTLELGVGDSVVIGRGTALRVQAQAGSLWAFCALSQGGERKPGLTPLDRRAALNPSQGPDAQILIGPAPQCRSHNAFADGANNLLIGVWDSTPYTRHARPHKVHELMHLIEGSVTLQLADGVELKVNTGDTVFVAQGTPCAWESNVYVRKLYVVK from the coding sequence ATGTCACACCCTATCGCTTCGCTGCTGGCGCTTGCCGACGGCACTCCTGCCGCTGCTTTTACCCCCGCCGCCCTGGGAGCGTCCGATCCCTTCGGCAACGTCCGCCAGGTGGCCTATCGGGGGGATGACGGCATCAGCGCCGGCATCGTCCAGGCCAGCGCAGAGCTGGTGGTCGAGGACTACCCCTACACCGAAATGCTGGTGGTGCATGCCGGAAAGGTCAGCCTGCAGGACGAACAGCAGACGCTCGAGCTGGGTGTCGGCGACAGCGTGGTGATCGGCCGTGGCACGGCGCTGCGCGTGCAGGCGCAGGCTGGCAGCCTCTGGGCGTTCTGCGCGCTGAGCCAGGGGGGCGAGCGCAAGCCCGGTCTGACTCCGCTCGACCGTCGCGCGGCGCTGAATCCCTCGCAGGGGCCGGATGCGCAGATCCTCATCGGCCCCGCTCCGCAATGCCGCTCGCACAATGCCTTCGCCGACGGCGCCAACAATCTGCTGATCGGCGTGTGGGATTCGACGCCCTACACGCGCCACGCCCGTCCGCACAAGGTGCATGAGCTGATGCATCTGATCGAAGGCAGCGTCACCCTGCAACTGGCCGACGGCGTCGAGCTGAAGGTCAACACCGGCGATACGGTATTCGTGGCCCAGGGCACGCCGTGTGCCTGGGAAAGCAACGTCTATGTGCGCAAGCTGTACGTGGTCAAATAA
- a CDS encoding NAD(P)/FAD-dependent oxidoreductase, translated as MPAPLITMQSSPELPQSADVVVIGGGIIGVCAAYYMARQGMSVALVEKGRIGAEQSSRNWGWCRQQNRDARELPLSTKSLALWEEISAELGEDLGFRRCGLFYLSDNQAELDGWAKWRDFAITQGVTTHMLSSAEATERGAPTGKPWLGGVFSPSDGIADPARAAPLIAKGVLKHGGTIHQYCAARGVETEAGRVAAVITEKGVIKTRQVVMAGGAWASSFCAQLGIRFPQASVRSSILSVMPGVQGIPDALHTSEVTVTRRGDGGYTLAISGRACVDPTPQQLRFSSYFLPMFAKRWQMLSPGDLQGWQYGHETRRKWALDRPTPMERVRILDPRPSESILRDTLARARRLLPALGSVPVQAGWAGYIDSTPDGVPVIDEAQNLPGFILAAGFSGHGFGIGPGAGRLIAELVQGQTPFVDHTQYSLARLNKGVWGKVSEF; from the coding sequence ATGCCGGCTCCCTTGATCACCATGCAGTCCAGCCCGGAGCTGCCGCAAAGCGCCGACGTCGTCGTCATCGGCGGCGGCATCATCGGCGTATGCGCCGCCTATTACATGGCCCGCCAGGGCATGAGCGTTGCCCTGGTCGAGAAGGGTCGTATCGGCGCCGAGCAGTCCAGCCGCAACTGGGGCTGGTGCCGCCAGCAGAACCGCGACGCCCGCGAACTGCCGCTGTCGACCAAGAGCCTCGCACTCTGGGAGGAGATCAGCGCCGAGCTCGGCGAAGACCTCGGTTTCCGCCGCTGCGGGCTGTTCTACCTGTCGGACAACCAGGCCGAGCTGGACGGCTGGGCCAAGTGGCGCGACTTCGCCATCACCCAGGGCGTCACCACCCACATGCTGAGCAGCGCCGAAGCCACGGAGCGCGGCGCGCCCACCGGCAAGCCCTGGCTGGGGGGGGTGTTCTCGCCCTCCGACGGCATCGCCGATCCGGCGCGAGCGGCACCCTTGATCGCCAAGGGCGTGCTCAAGCATGGCGGCACCATCCATCAGTACTGCGCCGCCCGTGGCGTCGAGACAGAGGCAGGCCGGGTAGCGGCGGTCATCACCGAGAAGGGCGTGATCAAGACCCGCCAGGTGGTGATGGCCGGCGGTGCCTGGGCCTCCTCCTTCTGCGCGCAACTGGGCATTCGCTTTCCCCAGGCTTCGGTGCGCTCCTCCATCCTCTCGGTCATGCCGGGCGTCCAGGGAATTCCCGATGCGCTGCACACCAGCGAGGTGACCGTCACGCGGCGTGGCGACGGCGGCTATACCCTGGCCATTTCCGGGCGCGCCTGCGTGGATCCGACGCCACAACAACTGCGCTTCTCCTCGTACTTCCTGCCGATGTTCGCCAAGCGCTGGCAGATGCTCTCCCCCGGCGATCTGCAGGGTTGGCAGTACGGACACGAGACGCGCCGCAAATGGGCGCTCGACCGGCCTACGCCGATGGAGCGCGTGCGCATCCTCGATCCGCGCCCGTCGGAATCGATCCTGCGCGATACCCTGGCCCGCGCCCGCCGCCTGTTGCCCGCACTGGGCAGCGTGCCGGTTCAGGCCGGCTGGGCCGGTTATATCGACAGCACCCCCGATGGCGTGCCGGTCATCGACGAAGCGCAGAACCTGCCGGGCTTCATCCTGGCCGCCGGCTTCTCCGGCCACGGCTTCGGCATCGGCCCCGGCGCCGGGCGCCTGATCGCCGAACTGGTGCAGGGACAGACCCCGTTCGTGGACCACACCCAGTACAGCCTGGCCCGACTGAACAAGGGCGTGTGGGGCAAGGTCTCGGAGTTCTGA
- a CDS encoding ornithine cyclodeaminase family protein, whose protein sequence is MKTLLLSKEQVGRLISMKEVIGTVEEAYRAFSGGQVIQPDYIGIHLPEPRGGEIDFKVGYCKSNEIISMKASSGGFLDNPTAHGVPNGMGSVLLFDARSCALICVMDGSLLTGLRTGASGAVSVKALARKNARKITCIGTGKQARMQIRAISLVMQIEEIHAWSRSPESRECFKADIEGEFGIPVILADSKQQAVEQADILITTTRGKGPLVEASWVKPGTHIVAIGTDMKGKQEFEPEIFRNAKIVTDSNSQCIDKGETWHPLNAKIIGLDAIHGELGEILLGTKPGRENDEEITIFDSTGMAIQDNTTAEKIYRNALENNVGTFFAFL, encoded by the coding sequence ATGAAAACCTTGCTGCTCAGCAAAGAACAGGTCGGCAGATTGATCTCTATGAAGGAGGTCATTGGCACGGTGGAGGAGGCCTACAGGGCCTTCAGTGGCGGGCAGGTGATACAGCCCGACTACATCGGCATACACCTGCCGGAGCCGCGCGGAGGCGAAATCGACTTCAAGGTCGGCTACTGCAAGAGCAATGAAATCATCTCGATGAAGGCCTCGTCCGGCGGCTTTCTCGACAACCCGACCGCCCATGGCGTGCCCAACGGCATGGGCAGCGTGCTGCTGTTCGATGCCAGGAGCTGCGCGCTGATCTGCGTGATGGATGGCAGCCTGCTCACCGGTCTCAGGACGGGGGCCTCGGGCGCCGTCTCGGTCAAGGCGCTGGCGCGGAAGAACGCCAGGAAGATCACCTGCATCGGTACCGGCAAGCAGGCGCGGATGCAGATTCGCGCCATCAGTCTGGTGATGCAGATCGAAGAGATCCATGCCTGGAGCAGAAGCCCGGAGTCGCGCGAGTGCTTCAAGGCGGACATCGAAGGCGAGTTCGGTATTCCGGTGATCCTGGCCGATTCGAAGCAGCAGGCGGTCGAGCAGGCCGACATCCTGATCACCACCACCCGTGGCAAGGGCCCGCTGGTGGAAGCCAGCTGGGTCAAGCCCGGCACCCATATCGTCGCCATCGGCACCGATATGAAGGGCAAGCAGGAGTTCGAGCCCGAGATATTCCGCAACGCCAAGATCGTCACCGACTCGAACTCGCAGTGCATCGACAAAGGCGAAACCTGGCACCCGCTGAACGCGAAGATCATCGGCCTGGACGCTATCCACGGCGAGCTCGGCGAGATTCTCCTGGGTACGAAACCCGGCCGGGAGAACGACGAAGAAATAACCATCTTCGACTCCACCGGCATGGCCATCCAGGACAACACCACGGCCGAAAAGATCTATCGCAACGCGCTGGAAAACAACGTCGGAACCTTCTTTGCGTTCCTTTGA
- a CDS encoding threonine/serine dehydratase has protein sequence MRDHPTIQDIREAQERLKPHIKHTPLLRAEKIEKVAGCQLYLKPETLQITGAFKIRGALNKTLSLPREEIAKGIIATSSGNHAQGLAYAARMLGVKAILVLPVTTPKIKIANTEALGAEVILFDGDTAARWKRVYEIAEENGYVPVHAFEDPLVMAGQGTIGCEILEDLQDVDTVIIPMGGGGLISGIATAIKETKPSVRVVGAEPALTPKYYHSRLNKQRTTLPLQNTIADGLRISVPGQNPYPIIERYVDEIVLVEDEHIVQGMRALAKDAKLIAEPAAAIGIGALLAGVVKVRPDEKVCVVLTGGNWDLGDLAEVYSAAD, from the coding sequence ATGCGCGACCATCCGACCATTCAGGACATCCGCGAAGCCCAAGAGCGGCTCAAACCCCATATCAAACATACGCCGCTGCTGCGCGCGGAGAAGATAGAGAAGGTCGCCGGTTGCCAGCTCTATCTGAAACCCGAAACCCTGCAGATCACCGGGGCGTTCAAGATTCGCGGTGCGCTGAACAAGACGCTCTCGCTGCCCAGGGAAGAGATCGCCAAGGGCATCATCGCCACCTCGTCCGGCAATCACGCCCAGGGGCTCGCCTACGCCGCGCGCATGCTGGGGGTGAAAGCCATTCTGGTGCTGCCGGTGACCACGCCGAAGATCAAGATCGCCAATACCGAAGCCCTCGGTGCGGAGGTCATTCTCTTCGATGGCGACACCGCGGCCCGCTGGAAACGGGTGTACGAGATCGCCGAGGAAAACGGCTATGTGCCCGTGCATGCCTTCGAGGACCCGCTGGTGATGGCCGGCCAGGGCACCATCGGCTGCGAGATCCTCGAAGACCTGCAGGACGTGGATACCGTGATCATTCCCATGGGCGGCGGCGGCCTGATTTCCGGCATCGCCACCGCCATCAAGGAAACCAAGCCGTCGGTGCGGGTGGTCGGCGCCGAACCGGCCTTGACCCCCAAGTACTACCACAGCCGGTTGAACAAGCAGCGCACCACGCTGCCGTTGCAGAACACCATCGCCGACGGCTTGCGCATCAGCGTGCCGGGGCAGAACCCCTATCCGATCATCGAGCGCTACGTCGACGAGATCGTCCTGGTCGAGGACGAGCACATCGTTCAGGGCATGCGCGCCCTGGCCAAGGACGCGAAACTGATCGCCGAACCCGCCGCCGCGATCGGCATCGGCGCCCTGCTGGCGGGCGTGGTCAAGGTGCGGCCGGATGAAAAGGTCTGCGTGGTACTGACCGGTGGCAACTGGGACCTGGGCGATCTGGCCGAGGTTTACAGCGCTGCCGACTAA
- a CDS encoding haloacid dehalogenase type II, with the protein MTFKPKFISFDCYGTLINFEMGPTAKKLFADRVPSERMPAFLDSFGFYRLDEVLGEWKPFFNVVENSIQRACKAHGVEYRPADALALYQAVPTWQPHPNVVETLQAIAPHVPLVILSNSMVDLIPHSVAHLKAPFHAVYTAEEARAYKPRAQMFEYMFDQLGCGPEQMMHVSSSYRYDLMTANDLGFMAKAFIDRGHEPSFEGFEGYGVNRLTDIRQLPGLLGLDGLTQPAALKREA; encoded by the coding sequence ATGACCTTCAAACCGAAATTCATCAGCTTCGATTGCTACGGCACCCTCATCAACTTCGAAATGGGCCCGACCGCGAAGAAGCTCTTCGCAGATCGCGTGCCGAGCGAGCGGATGCCGGCCTTCCTCGACAGCTTTGGCTTCTACCGCCTCGATGAAGTATTGGGTGAGTGGAAACCGTTCTTCAACGTTGTTGAAAACTCCATTCAACGGGCATGCAAGGCACACGGGGTGGAATATCGTCCTGCCGATGCGCTGGCCCTGTACCAGGCCGTGCCGACCTGGCAGCCGCACCCGAACGTGGTCGAGACGCTGCAGGCCATCGCGCCGCATGTCCCGCTGGTGATCCTGTCGAACTCGATGGTCGATCTGATCCCGCACAGCGTCGCCCATCTCAAGGCGCCTTTCCACGCGGTCTACACCGCCGAGGAGGCCCGCGCCTACAAGCCGCGCGCGCAGATGTTCGAATACATGTTCGATCAGCTCGGCTGCGGGCCGGAGCAGATGATGCACGTCTCGTCGAGCTATCGTTACGACCTCATGACCGCGAACGACCTGGGGTTCATGGCCAAGGCCTTTATCGATCGCGGTCACGAGCCCTCGTTCGAAGGTTTCGAGGGTTATGGCGTCAACCGCCTGACCGACATTCGCCAGCTGCCCGGTTTGCTCGGCCTCGATGGCCTGACCCAGCCCGCTGCGCTGAAGCGGGAGGCGTGA
- a CDS encoding phosphotransferase, which translates to MAGNRPMAAAALSTAAPSLAPDEVRALVRRLYGIDGSLKSLLGERDQNCCLETADGRRYVVKISNPSEPVAVVDFQIAALEHIARVAPGLPAPRVVRTLGGQARDSVMLAGGVETCVRMLTYLDGVQIRETPRTAAQRRAMGTFLAELNLALGDFSHPSATHDLLWNVATAHHLADKLDAIGDGPRRALAESFLARFTEHVLPRLPALRSQVIHNDYHLYNVLVAPEDHERIVGIIDFGDMLHAPLVGEVATAAAFHMAGCADPFEGPAQFVGAYHATLPLSDMEQEIVADLMATRHLITVLISEWRAKRYPENRAYIMRHNPASWEALALMAELSREQARDLLLSEVRKGQNQ; encoded by the coding sequence ATGGCCGGCAATCGTCCGATGGCGGCAGCGGCGTTGAGCACGGCGGCACCCAGTCTCGCCCCGGACGAGGTGCGGGCCCTGGTCCGTCGTCTCTACGGCATCGATGGCAGCCTCAAATCACTGCTGGGCGAGCGCGACCAGAACTGTTGCCTGGAGACGGCCGACGGCAGGCGTTACGTGGTCAAGATCAGCAATCCATCCGAGCCGGTTGCGGTAGTGGATTTTCAGATCGCCGCGCTCGAGCACATCGCCCGCGTCGCGCCCGGCCTGCCGGCGCCGCGGGTGGTGCGCACGCTCGGCGGGCAGGCGCGCGACAGCGTAATGTTGGCCGGCGGGGTAGAGACCTGCGTGCGCATGCTGACCTACCTCGACGGCGTGCAGATCCGCGAGACCCCGCGTACCGCAGCGCAGCGGCGGGCGATGGGCACCTTCCTCGCCGAGCTGAACCTCGCCTTGGGCGATTTCAGCCACCCTTCGGCGACGCACGATCTGCTGTGGAACGTTGCCACGGCGCACCACCTGGCAGACAAGCTCGATGCCATCGGCGACGGCCCCCGGCGCGCGCTGGCCGAGTCGTTCCTGGCGCGCTTCACCGAGCATGTACTGCCGCGTCTGCCGGCGCTGAGGTCGCAGGTCATCCACAACGACTACCACCTCTACAACGTGCTGGTCGCACCCGAGGACCATGAGCGCATCGTCGGCATCATCGACTTCGGCGACATGCTGCATGCGCCGCTGGTGGGGGAGGTCGCCACGGCGGCGGCCTTTCACATGGCCGGCTGCGCCGATCCGTTCGAGGGCCCGGCGCAGTTCGTCGGCGCCTATCACGCCACGCTGCCGCTCAGCGACATGGAGCAAGAGATCGTTGCCGATCTGATGGCCACACGGCACCTGATCACCGTGTTGATTTCCGAATGGCGGGCCAAGCGCTACCCGGAGAACCGCGCCTACATCATGCGCCACAACCCCGCCTCCTGGGAGGCGCTGGCGCTGATGGCCGAGCTTTCCCGCGAGCAGGCGCGCGACCTATTACTCAGCGAAGTACGCAAAGGACAAAACCAATGA